The following proteins are co-located in the Candidatus Paracaedibacter acanthamoebae genome:
- a CDS encoding aspartate-semialdehyde dehydrogenase, with protein sequence MENQTSGNIKIMTKKSSVKIAVVGATGNVGRTILQILAERGYPAQNITAVASNRSTNRSVSYGDNDVLAVQPLPNFDFSGYDIGLFSPGGEVSAEYAPKAAAQGCIVIDNTSHFRMDQDIPLIIPEINAKALELHKKRNIIANPNCSTIQLLMVLKPLHDIAKIKRVVVSTYQSVSGAGQEAMEELTYQTKGLFTNTTVAPACFSKPIAFNVIPQIDVFMDDGSTKEEWKMMVETHKILDPSIQLTATCVRVPVYIGHSVSANIEFDSAISPAQARQALRKFKGITVMDDPDNLSYATPLDGAGDDDVFVSRIRRDASVDHGLNLWVVSDNVRKGAALNAIQIMECLLSTQ encoded by the coding sequence ATGGAGAATCAAACCTCAGGAAATATAAAAATCATGACAAAAAAATCATCCGTCAAAATCGCTGTGGTCGGAGCAACAGGCAATGTCGGTCGCACCATTTTACAAATCTTAGCTGAACGGGGCTATCCCGCTCAAAACATTACGGCCGTCGCCTCTAACCGTTCTACTAATCGTTCTGTTTCCTATGGAGACAATGATGTTTTGGCGGTTCAGCCTCTCCCAAACTTTGACTTTTCGGGGTATGATATTGGTTTATTTTCACCGGGCGGTGAAGTTTCCGCTGAATATGCGCCTAAGGCAGCTGCCCAAGGCTGTATTGTTATTGATAATACTTCCCATTTCCGTATGGATCAGGATATCCCCCTCATCATCCCTGAAATTAATGCTAAGGCGCTCGAGCTTCACAAAAAACGTAATATTATTGCCAATCCTAATTGCTCTACCATCCAACTTCTGATGGTTCTTAAACCCTTGCATGATATTGCAAAAATTAAGCGGGTGGTGGTGAGCACTTATCAATCTGTATCCGGCGCTGGTCAAGAAGCCATGGAGGAGTTGACTTACCAAACAAAAGGATTATTTACAAATACGACTGTTGCGCCGGCTTGTTTTAGCAAACCGATTGCTTTTAATGTGATTCCGCAAATTGATGTTTTCATGGATGATGGATCCACCAAGGAAGAATGGAAAATGATGGTGGAAACCCACAAAATTTTAGATCCAAGCATTCAACTCACAGCCACCTGCGTCCGCGTCCCTGTTTATATCGGCCATAGTGTCTCTGCTAATATTGAGTTTGACTCGGCGATTTCCCCGGCCCAAGCTCGCCAAGCTTTACGTAAATTTAAAGGTATTACAGTCATGGATGACCCTGACAATCTAAGCTATGCCACGCCCTTAGATGGAGCCGGCGATGATGATGTGTTTGTCAGCCGTATTCGTCGCGATGCAAGCGTTGACCACGGACTGAACCTGTGGGTTGTCAGCGATAATGTACGCAAAGGAGCCGCCCTGAATGCAATTCAAATTATGGAATGCCTGCTCTCCACTCAGTAA
- the putA gene encoding bifunctional proline dehydrogenase/L-glutamate gamma-semialdehyde dehydrogenase PutA, which yields MTADLSTRLNPYYRINENEAVTTLLAHLDSLPQQTEIISSVAESLIQGVRSQKLKAMSIENFLQTYDLGSQEGLALMCLAEAYLRIPDRVTQTALIRDKVGSVEWARNIGRTDSTVVNLVTMGLATTDSFLNWGLSQDGFKSALGALTRKFSEPVIRTAVGQAMKILGQQFVLGETIEAAIKKAQAAERRGYRHSYDMLGEGAKTAGDAERYFQSYAQALKTIAHYKNDQDIYGQPSISVKLTAIHPRYELAQRDRVFKELYPKVLHLCEEAKSSGIALTIDAEESDRLQLSLELLTKLSAEPSLKDWDGLGLAVQAYQKRATRVIDFLSETAKDHHRRFCVRLVKGAYWDMEIKRTQERGLRDYPVFTRKLNTDLSYMVCADKMMSDKKGIYSQFATHNAYTAATIMAYADHHQASFEFQRLHGMGEKLHEQIVARGIPCRIYAPVGDHKDLLAYLVRRLLENGANSSFVNKIHDSATNMEDLLMDPIEQAHSSDQHHNPVIPLPTHLLQPTRRNSFGLDLGDEAELRRLEKVVADFATNFPLTNNLNNIEATAENTLTLHDPANPNQVVSHTPQLSEADLKQTLDKATSAFATWSFVPVQKRAEIIETLGDKIAEAYDEFIALLVYEGGKTFADAIAEIREAIDFCYYYAQQARSLMSDPTSLPGPTGERNELSLHSRGVIACISPWNFPLAIFLGQVTAALVTGNTVLAKPAKQTPSVAHRAVELAYEAGIPHDVLQYIPASGQILGHQTLTDSRIAGVAFTGSTDVAWAINQNLAARRCAIAPLIAETGGINAMIVDSSALTEQVVNDIIISAFQSAGQRCSALRLLYVQEDVAEKTIEMLKGAMAELQLGHSRFISTDIGSVIDEKAKSELLDHVKWLEDKATLLAEAKLPSLDGSFVAPQAWLLKESSLLTKEVFGPILHVVTFKGPELPAIISDINAKGFGLTLGLHSRLDTTIDYVRRHAHVGNFYVNRSIIGAVVAVQPFGGEGLSGTGPKAGGPNYLMRFVHERTYTQDTTAAGGNASLLANVI from the coding sequence ATGACAGCAGACTTGTCAACACGTCTAAATCCGTATTATCGCATCAATGAGAATGAAGCCGTCACTACCCTCCTAGCTCATTTGGACAGTCTTCCCCAGCAAACAGAAATAATCAGCTCTGTTGCTGAATCTCTTATTCAGGGAGTACGATCGCAGAAACTCAAGGCTATGAGTATTGAGAATTTCTTGCAAACCTATGACCTGGGCAGCCAAGAAGGACTGGCCTTAATGTGCTTAGCTGAGGCCTATCTTCGTATCCCTGACCGTGTTACCCAGACAGCCTTGATCAGAGATAAAGTGGGATCCGTGGAATGGGCGCGCAATATTGGCCGGACTGATTCCACCGTCGTTAACTTAGTAACCATGGGCCTTGCAACCACCGATTCCTTCCTTAATTGGGGATTAAGTCAGGATGGGTTTAAGAGTGCTCTTGGAGCACTGACGCGCAAATTTTCTGAGCCCGTTATTCGGACAGCTGTTGGTCAGGCGATGAAGATTTTAGGACAGCAATTCGTCTTAGGGGAGACCATTGAGGCTGCCATTAAAAAGGCACAAGCGGCTGAACGGCGTGGCTATCGCCATTCCTATGACATGCTCGGTGAAGGAGCCAAAACAGCAGGAGATGCCGAGCGTTACTTCCAATCCTATGCTCAGGCTTTGAAAACAATTGCACACTACAAAAATGATCAGGATATTTATGGTCAACCCAGTATTTCTGTCAAACTCACGGCTATCCACCCCCGCTATGAATTGGCTCAGCGCGATCGAGTTTTTAAGGAGCTGTATCCTAAAGTACTTCACTTATGTGAAGAGGCAAAATCATCTGGCATTGCCTTAACGATTGATGCCGAAGAATCCGACCGCCTGCAATTATCCTTAGAACTTCTAACCAAACTATCTGCAGAACCCTCCTTGAAAGACTGGGACGGACTTGGGTTGGCAGTTCAGGCTTATCAAAAAAGGGCGACGCGCGTCATTGATTTTCTGTCCGAGACTGCTAAAGATCATCATCGGCGTTTCTGCGTTCGCTTGGTCAAGGGTGCCTATTGGGATATGGAGATTAAACGCACCCAAGAGCGCGGCCTCAGGGATTATCCTGTTTTTACTCGCAAGCTTAATACAGACCTCAGTTATATGGTATGTGCGGATAAGATGATGAGCGATAAAAAGGGGATTTATTCGCAATTTGCGACTCATAATGCCTATACAGCAGCCACCATTATGGCGTATGCAGACCATCACCAAGCATCCTTTGAGTTTCAACGCCTGCATGGGATGGGTGAAAAATTACATGAACAAATCGTCGCCCGAGGCATACCTTGCCGTATTTATGCCCCCGTCGGGGATCATAAAGATTTACTGGCTTATCTGGTTCGCCGTCTTTTAGAAAATGGGGCCAACAGTTCCTTTGTGAATAAAATTCATGACTCTGCAACCAATATGGAGGATTTATTAATGGATCCAATTGAGCAAGCTCACAGCAGCGACCAGCACCACAATCCAGTCATCCCCTTACCCACCCATCTCCTTCAGCCCACCCGCCGTAATTCCTTTGGTCTGGATTTGGGAGATGAAGCAGAACTCCGCCGTTTAGAGAAGGTTGTTGCTGATTTTGCAACAAACTTCCCCTTAACAAATAATCTAAATAATATTGAGGCGACGGCAGAAAATACTCTGACACTGCACGATCCAGCCAACCCAAATCAGGTTGTCTCTCATACGCCTCAGCTGTCTGAAGCTGACTTAAAGCAAACGCTGGATAAAGCGACCTCCGCTTTCGCTACGTGGTCCTTCGTACCGGTTCAAAAACGGGCAGAAATTATCGAAACTTTGGGAGATAAAATTGCTGAGGCTTATGATGAATTTATTGCTCTTCTCGTTTATGAAGGGGGAAAAACCTTTGCCGATGCAATTGCTGAAATTCGTGAAGCTATTGATTTCTGCTATTATTATGCTCAGCAAGCCCGCTCACTCATGAGTGACCCTACCTCTCTGCCTGGTCCAACGGGGGAGCGCAATGAACTCAGCCTACACAGTCGTGGCGTTATTGCGTGCATTAGCCCGTGGAATTTCCCTTTGGCAATTTTCCTAGGCCAAGTCACAGCAGCTCTCGTGACAGGCAACACTGTTTTGGCCAAACCGGCAAAACAAACACCAAGCGTTGCACATCGCGCTGTAGAGCTGGCGTATGAAGCAGGCATCCCCCATGACGTTTTACAGTATATTCCTGCATCCGGTCAGATTTTAGGGCATCAAACCTTGACAGATTCCCGGATCGCCGGCGTTGCCTTCACGGGATCAACCGATGTGGCTTGGGCTATTAATCAGAACTTAGCAGCCCGACGCTGCGCTATTGCTCCTCTTATTGCAGAAACCGGTGGCATTAATGCAATGATTGTGGATTCATCGGCTTTGACCGAACAAGTTGTCAATGACATCATTATTTCTGCGTTCCAGAGCGCGGGACAACGCTGTTCAGCTCTCCGTCTGCTTTATGTTCAAGAAGATGTTGCCGAAAAAACTATAGAGATGTTAAAAGGCGCTATGGCTGAACTTCAACTCGGCCATAGTCGTTTTATCTCAACCGATATTGGCAGCGTCATCGATGAAAAGGCAAAGTCAGAATTGCTCGATCATGTCAAATGGCTTGAAGATAAGGCAACCCTTTTAGCGGAAGCAAAATTACCCTCTTTAGATGGATCTTTTGTGGCTCCCCAGGCCTGGCTGTTAAAAGAGTCAAGTTTACTGACGAAAGAGGTTTTTGGCCCCATTCTCCATGTGGTAACGTTTAAAGGGCCAGAACTCCCAGCTATAATTAGCGACATTAATGCCAAGGGCTTTGGCCTAACGTTAGGCCTGCATAGCCGCCTTGATACCACAATCGATTATGTGCGTCGTCATGCGCATGTCGGAAATTTTTATGTTAACCGAAGCATCATTGGAGCCGTGGTCGCAGTCCAACCGTTTGGCGGCGAAGGCCTCTCCGGCACTGGTCCCAAGGCAGGCGGCCCCAACTATCTTATGCGGTTTGTTCATGAGCGAACCTACACGCAAGATACAACCGCAGCTGGCGGCAATGCGAGTTTACTCGCCAATGTTATATAA
- a CDS encoding glycosyltransferase, with the protein MKIMNLMLSRGRGGIEQAFVNSAHAIQNFSDFEQLCVIDQRSTVGDQLTIPAVKIHQFADWDPIAIYQLHKLIKNFKPDLILCHGNRPLKMTLRVKSLFGLLDAKIVGFCHNFSIKYLLKADAIISVSKYILDNHLLTAGCPKEHAFHIPNMIDLNGYQPIALKPRSEPIVIGTMGRFVKKKGFEDYIRAIKILVDRGIHIKAILGGGGDEEQNLKALATELKLEGILDFIGWVHDKRSFYQQLDLFCLPSREEPFGIIALDTLAYGSPMVATRTSGPVEFLVDGENAILCNHTDPTDLADAIEKMLRFTEAELHRIVNQGFATVRRYDLTTVSQELVTVLRELE; encoded by the coding sequence ATGAAAATTATGAACTTGATGCTCAGTCGAGGCCGTGGGGGAATTGAGCAAGCCTTTGTGAATTCGGCTCATGCCATTCAAAATTTCTCAGATTTTGAACAACTCTGCGTTATTGACCAAAGATCAACCGTTGGTGATCAGTTGACGATACCAGCTGTGAAAATCCATCAGTTTGCGGATTGGGATCCCATAGCAATTTATCAGCTCCATAAACTCATTAAAAATTTTAAGCCTGATTTGATTTTGTGTCATGGCAATCGTCCTTTAAAAATGACGTTACGAGTCAAATCACTTTTTGGTCTTTTAGATGCTAAGATTGTCGGTTTTTGTCATAATTTCAGCATTAAGTATCTTTTAAAGGCTGATGCGATTATTAGTGTTTCGAAATACATTTTGGACAATCATTTATTGACAGCTGGCTGTCCCAAAGAGCACGCCTTTCATATCCCCAATATGATTGATTTAAATGGCTATCAACCGATTGCCTTAAAACCTCGCTCTGAACCTATTGTCATTGGAACGATGGGGCGGTTTGTCAAGAAAAAGGGATTTGAAGACTATATCCGGGCCATCAAAATTTTGGTTGATCGGGGCATCCATATCAAAGCCATCTTAGGCGGTGGCGGAGATGAAGAGCAAAACCTTAAAGCCTTAGCCACAGAGTTAAAGTTAGAGGGGATCTTAGACTTTATTGGCTGGGTGCATGATAAACGATCCTTTTATCAGCAGTTGGATTTATTCTGCCTTCCTTCCCGTGAAGAACCCTTTGGTATCATCGCTCTCGATACCCTGGCTTATGGCTCGCCGATGGTCGCTACCCGCACCTCTGGCCCTGTTGAATTTTTGGTTGATGGTGAGAACGCTATTTTATGTAACCATACAGATCCAACAGATTTAGCCGATGCCATTGAGAAAATGCTTCGCTTTACGGAAGCCGAGCTTCACCGAATAGTCAATCAAGGATTTGCAACCGTTCGTCGCTATGATCTGACAACCGTATCGCAGGAGTTAGTTACTGTTTTGAGGGAACTGGAATAA
- a CDS encoding N-acetyltransferase, with protein MKNILYSLLVLCFLQKSMNGELVSQENIILQVIDTAFRNDDDIYRRRSFTIEPTKVYACPFDLTHYKGKRFDLLSRVFLRNSQEEENLSNEACQHYISSYNIICSLETSSEQAREISEREEQVAFYRKNKIMKEEEINEWIQWFIERKEWGVIVDEESRKRARDFIAQISDHCKKNFILRHSLSLGDTGLSGTVVLYPGHNPKILEDLQESCLITAPIWAIGSINYEINFSKEILHVNLVSVESVWCSRGHGYALARYLTDFAKEHFQHIAKYMTVDCRNAYSQRIFEKAGFKDNVLAETELFYGATHYREVSYKEWEREQTVMRAWNTSYAQRYLEWLTQAYPEIFPNQYHKVGYHYY; from the coding sequence ATGAAAAATATTCTTTACAGCCTCCTTGTACTTTGTTTCTTACAGAAAAGTATGAATGGGGAGCTCGTCAGTCAAGAAAATATAATCCTCCAAGTGATAGATACGGCTTTTAGGAATGATGATGACATTTATCGCAGGAGGTCATTTACCATCGAGCCAACAAAGGTTTATGCTTGCCCATTTGATCTGACTCATTATAAGGGAAAACGCTTTGATCTTCTCTCACGGGTTTTTCTGAGAAATTCTCAGGAGGAGGAGAATTTAAGCAATGAAGCATGTCAACACTACATTTCTTCCTACAATATAATATGCTCCCTAGAAACTTCCTCAGAGCAAGCTCGGGAAATAAGTGAGAGAGAAGAACAGGTTGCTTTTTATCGCAAAAATAAAATAATGAAAGAGGAAGAAATAAACGAGTGGATACAGTGGTTTATTGAAAGAAAAGAATGGGGAGTAATTGTTGATGAAGAATCTAGGAAAAGAGCAAGGGATTTTATAGCACAGATCAGTGATCACTGTAAAAAAAACTTTATTCTCAGGCACTCCTTATCCCTCGGGGATACTGGGCTATCAGGCACTGTCGTCCTCTATCCTGGCCATAACCCTAAAATTCTTGAAGATCTCCAGGAATCATGCCTTATTACGGCACCTATCTGGGCTATTGGTTCTATAAATTATGAAATTAATTTTTCCAAAGAAATATTGCATGTCAATTTAGTTTCTGTTGAAAGCGTGTGGTGTAGTCGCGGCCATGGGTATGCCCTGGCTCGATATTTAACTGATTTTGCTAAAGAACACTTTCAGCATATTGCCAAGTATATGACAGTCGATTGCCGTAATGCTTACTCGCAGCGTATTTTTGAAAAAGCTGGTTTTAAGGACAATGTACTTGCTGAAACGGAACTCTTTTATGGTGCCACTCACTATCGGGAAGTTAGTTATAAAGAATGGGAACGCGAGCAGACAGTAATGAGAGCATGGAATACCTCCTATGCTCAAAGATATCTTGAATGGCTTACCCAAGCTTATCCTGAGATTTTTCCAAATCAATATCATAAAGTCGGATACCACTATTATTAA